A segment of the Triticum urartu cultivar G1812 chromosome 1, Tu2.1, whole genome shotgun sequence genome:
CCACGTGAAACCAAGTGGGCTCTCAGATTTTTACCGGCTTGCGGCCGCCACTTGTGGGAGGGATAAAAGGATGACATGGCTAGGATTTGGGGCCCTAGCATGGTTTCTTTGGACCACTCGAAATAAAGCGCTAATAGAGGGAGTTTTTATCAGACATCCGGCTGATATGTTATATAAAATGGTGTCTTTCCTGCAGTAATGGAAGCTTCTGGCAAAGCGATGGGACAAATGACTCGTGGAGGATCTCGTCAGAAGGACGCGCATTATAAGGCGCAGATGCCAGACATGTACATGGCACCTCTGCTACCTCGAGAGCTATCACGGACACTTAGCCTTTACTAGCGCCGCACCGCTATGTATCCGCCTACGAGCTTGCACCCCTTTTATTCTTGTTTTGGCACGTTTTTGTTTCGCTTTGTAGTTGGTTTGGATCATGACTGCTGGGCGGCGCCTTCTTTCTAAAAAAATAGGTAAGGAGAGCTCTCTCTCACTGGCTATATGGCCCCACCATTTCCCACTGTCTCGAACCTCGGTTTCCGCGCATAAAGAAAAGGAGAGCTTTCCGCCGCCACGCAGCTCCACTCCACAGTCTCCATTCCGCTCCGCCACTCCCAAACCCCCCAAAACCCTCGTCGACCTCCCCAAATCACCACTCCCCTTCTCCCCAACCCCTCAGACCTAGGGTTCCTTCCGCCGAGCCCCCGCGCCAATGTCGAGCGGCGGCGACGATTACAAGCGCGAGGAGTCGGTGGCGCTCATTGTCATCGTCTCCCTCGCTGCGCTCTCGCTCCTCTCTCTCATCGCCGCCTTTGCTTACTACTGCTACATCACCCGCAAGGTCTCCCGCCGCCTCAACTCGCACCCACTCCCCAAGCgctcctcctcccctcccccGCTGCCCCTGCCGGCTCCCGTGATCCCCACGCAGGGGAAGGAGAGCCCGTCCAGCAACTCCGCCAGCGATGGGGCCGCGGCTGGGGCGCTGGTGGTCGGCGCCGAGAGGGGCGTGCAGGTGTTTGGCTACAGGCAACTGCACGCGGCGACGGGCGGCTTCGGGCGGGCGCATATGGTGGGGCAGGGGAGCTTCGGGGCCGTCTACCGCGGGCTGCTCCCCGACGGGAGGAAGGTCGCGGTCAAGCTCATGGACCGCCCCGGGAAGCAGGGCGAGGAGGAGTTTGAGATGGAGGTGAGCTGGTCTGGGCCGTAACGTTGTAGTGGTACGAATTGTGCATTTCGAGTACCTAGTGCTAATGGTAAATGCTGGTTCTTCAAGTGGCCATTCCACCACGGCCAAGTTTGTGCGGCCTGAATGGAGAAATCACGGTGTTTGCTGAGCGGAAATGGGGTCGCTGTGGGGTTTATTTTGGCTTGCCCTTTGTGAAAGACATTTATGAATCATATGGTGGTGAAGGACAGATGTTTTTTAGTTCAGCTAGATTGTTGGAGATTTTTGGTGTCATTTTTCTGGAAGCTTTCAGGCTTTCAGCTATTTGTTGGTTTCTTAGTTGTATTGGCTTCAAATCTATTTTGTTTACGGAATCAAACCAGATATATGAAGAGCTTAGTCCGAAGGCTTGACTGCTTGTAGTCTTGACTATATGTCAGGTTGTAATATTTTGAATTTTAGCTAGAGGTTGGTGCTATTTGACTTACTAAATCCTTATCAATTAATTAGTTGTGTGGCTGGTAAATTTGGAAATTTGGTGATGTTTATTCTGATGCGATCTTTATGTAGGTTGAGCTGTTGAGTCGGCTTCGATCATCTTATTTGTTAGGCTTGATTGGCCATTGCTCAGAGGGTGGACACCGGCTACTGGTGTATGAGTTCATGGCTAATGGGTGTCTCCAGGAGCATCTTTACCCAAATGGAGGTATGGCCATCTTTATTACATCAAATATGTATGTGCTTGTCCATTTGATGTGCACAGATCATGAAAGGTGTTTGACATTGTTACTCAAGTCCCACAACATTGAAACAACAGAGTATGGGTCTTATTTGGGCGGGATCTATATCCCTAGTGTTAGTTTGCATTGGCTTTGGTTGGCATAATCTTCGAATTCCAGAGCTAGTACATGTAGGGACCTAACTGAGTTCATTGGTTTAAGGATTAATACTGGCAGTATTAGGTTGGGAATGTTTTGTTGTGATGCATGTCCAGAACCCCGTGTACTAGTTGGAGGAGGAAAGAAATAGACATAATGATTTTGTCTTCCTGTAGAAGCAAAGATTATATGTGACTACAAGGAGGGGAAGTTAGCATTAAACAACAAAAGGTGAATTGTCTAAGTTTGATTTATATGACTTTTCAGCATTTGACAAATGTTATGGGAAGTTAAATATTTTTATGTAAATAGTCCGCTTTACAACCTTCAACTCTTGCCGAAATTCACATTATTACCTTCAACTCTTAAATGGATTATTTTTAACCTCCAACTACCAAATCTATTCCTTTACAACCTCGGTCCAGTCTCAGGTGGTTTCGCCTTAATATGATGCCACGTAACGGACAACCTGGACAACTCATCCACGTCATCAGACTGCCATGTCAGCCAACTGCATAAAGAACTTCTCACCTTGCTATTCAGGCTGCTATTTAGAGAAAATTAGGTATTTAATGCAATTTTCTGATACGGTAGTCCAGTGGTGTGGATAAGTAGTCCAGGTTGTACTCCACATGGCATCTAAGTCAGCATGAAACCACCTGAGTCGGGACCGAGGTTGTAGAGTTCACAGATTTCATCCTTAGAGGTTAAAAAAACAATTTAGGAGTTTAAGGTTGTAAAGTGAACTTCAGTAAGAGTTGAAGGTTGTAAAGTAGATTCTTTTTCTATTAATATTATGACTAGAGGTTATGGAAATACCCCTTTAGTATCATTGTAATCGTTTGATGCTTGAATGTGTGGTAAAGATCATGGAAAGCATTTTTCACATAATGCTAATGTGGGATAAATTGTTTACAGCTTCACCGAGCCTTCGTGAGGAATAGAGTTGGTACATTATCGGGGCTATTTGGTTTTCAGGAACACCAATCCATCATGGGTTGGTTGGTCTATCATGGTTGGTCCCTCGAAATTGGTGGCATGACCTAATCACACATTTATAACTAAATCTATGTAGTTAGATGCGGTAATGGATGGACCAACCATTCCATTCCTCAAGCCAAACAAGGGGCTAGGATTTTTTTTAGAAGACGATGGAAGCGTTTATTACCCCCGGCTTCTGCATCAGCCAAATATTGCATGCAGTCAAACTTATTAAAATGTTTATTACATCAAGAAAAATGATCTCAACCAAAAAGGGAGAGACCAAAAGATCCAGATAATAACTCACCAAGCAAGACTACTCTATAAACTAAGAAATCTGTCACTGATACGTCATCCAAATCGGGACATAAATTCTGTGGTAATCCGTTCGAGCCACTTGGCGCCAACCTCCATCAAATCCTTGCACTGCTCCTTTTGTAATAATGCCCATGACCTCAACCAATTGGTGCATGAGAGTAGCACCTGCATGTAAGAGAACTTTCTTTTTGTCAAAAAGAACATCATTCCTGCATAGCCAAACGGACCAAAATAACGCTGCTGCCCCCACCAAAATGAGTGGTTTTCATGACTTATCAACCCCCCAGCGGCAACCATGACCTAAAAATACGAGAAAACCACAAGGTGGTGTGATGTTATACAGGACAACACGCTGCACTAGCCAACACACAATCAAAGAAAAGGTGTTGGATAGTTTCCTGCAAAAACTACAATGTGTGTCCGCCTGCCACTCACGCTTTATTAAACTGTCCTTAGTAAGGACTATGCTCGTGCATAAATACAATAGGAACAGTTTAATTTTAAGAGGAAGTTTGAGACGCCATAACCATTTTGTTCTAAATCTGACTCGCTTATCCATTAAAGCTGAATACATGGAGTAAACAGAAAACACTTCTGTGGTCTGAAGATCCTACCTAAACAAGTCTTGTCCCTGAGTTATTGAAGCTCCACTACTTTGAGGACGATCTCATTCCAATCAATTAAATGCTGTCCAAGCAGTGCATGTCGAAAATCAACCAAAGTATTCTACACCCTGAAAACAGCGTCTACCGTGGCATCCTTATGACGGACAATATTAAATAATCTTGGGTACATAGCTGATAAGGGCATGTCCCCAATCCATTTATGTTCCCATAAATGCACCGGTTCCCCATTCTCTACCTTAAACGATGCAAATTGCGAAAAAACTTTCTTCACCTTCATTAGACTCTTACAGAAGTGTGAGTCCGTTGGCTTGGCTTCAACCGAAGTAAGTTGTTTGTGTCCCAAATATTTGTTTCGCAATAGCGATTGCCAAACACCGTCCTCGGTTAACAACTTGAATATCCATTTACTCAAAGGACACCTAGGATTGCATGATCAATTCACCATCCGGTTCCTCAAACCAAACAGTTCATAATACCTAACTGTCAAACCTAGATAATCATCTACTTCAAAGTTTCAGTCTGAAATAAAATCAATCGTATTTTCAAACTATGAAGAATAAGCACAAAGGTATATCTAGTTCCCAACATACATGCTGTCATTTGATGCCCCAACCAATTAATCGTTGTTTCTGTCTCTAGGTTGTTGATTAATTGGTAAATGTAATGGATCTCAGCAAGGTTAGTAGGTACCTCACGAATTTGAGTATAGGTACAATGTTAGTAGTGTCACGCCTTCTGTAGTGCACATATAGCATTTATTCATGAGGTCCTATACCCCCCAGAAATTATTCATGCAGCTTCTTAACTAAATTGGAGCCATTTACATGTTACAAGATGAGATTTAAGTGTAGTATCTAATATCAATGCTATTGGCTTCGTATCTTTGTGAAAGAAAACATGCTTACCGTCTGCTGGTGTCAGTTTATTTATTAGTAGTAGAAGAGAGTAGGAACTACTAGTGAAACAAATAGGTTTCAAGGCCAACTTCTTTCTTCAAGATAAGAGCTTGCTTGTCCTATCGTTTAGCTTGCATCTTTAATCAGGAAAGAATGGACCGTGTCCTGAATAAAAAAACCATTTCTTAGAAAATTGTGAAGTTGTTTATCTTGTGTTTGGTCTGGGACTGATGCCATTCTGTCAAATGAGCTTTCCAGTTTGGTCATCAAATCATTTAGCATTTTGTATATGGACTTTGTCGAGGTGCCTTTTGAAGGTAAATTAGCATTTTCAAAAGATATTTGTAAGTCTGTATATATGGCGTGTTATCAACTTAGGATAATTCTTGATATTATAATTTAGAAATGTGCAAGGCGATATGTACTACCAGTTACACACACAGATGCACCAGTCCCTTTGCCACTGAATACTTTCCTGTTCCTTCCTTGCCGCCAGATTTATATTTTCTTCCCTCAATGCCAGCAATGGTCACCATGTTGCCCCTGTGCGATGGTACTTATTTATACACCCTATAACTCAAGGTCGTAATGGTCAGATAGATGTCATAGAATAGAAGTGATGAATGAAATGAAAACTGGTGGCTTGGAAGGAACAAAGGACTTGTTCATTGGTAATCAGGAGCTTGAGAGTTATTTGTGGCATAGGGGGCTTTTTCTCTATATCGTACGCtcttgctttgttagtatgcgtTGGCACTCTTTTATGCATGCGTCTAGTTGGCAGTTTCTGAAATGCCATTTTTTAAGATTGATATGGAAATGTTAGTGTAATGGATAAGTATTAATCGGCACTATTCCTTAAGCCTGTTGTTATCGTCGATTGACAATGTTAAAGCTATCAATGTAGGTTCCTGTGGTGGCATCTCAAAATTGGACTGGCCGACACGAATGAGAATAGCTCTTGAAGCAGCAAAAGGTCTGGAGTATCTCCACGAGCGCGTTACTCCACCTGTTATACACAGGGACTTCAAGAGCAGCAACATTCTCTTGGACAAGGACTTCCATGCAAGAGTCTCAGACTTCGGTTTGGCCAAGCTTGGATCTGATAGAGCTGGTGGTCATGTGTCAACTCGAGTTTTAGGCACGCAGGGCTATGTCGCACCAGAGTAAGACTAGATATACCTTTGATTTGCTTCGGAAAAGAAATAACTTTGATTTGCAGTCCTTACGTTAACTTTTTTTTCTCCTGAGCATGCAAAGTCCATCATGCAGGAACTTAAATTTGGTACTGACATGTGCAATCCGACTATTATGTCTAATACTGTGCACCTGCTGGAAATCTGTAGATATGCATTAACTGGGCATTTGACAACCAAATCAGATGTGTACAGTTACGGGGTTGTGCTTCTGGAATTGCTTACTGGCAGGGTACCAGTTGATATGAAGAGGCCTCCTGGGGAAGGTGTTCTAGTTAACTGGGTAAGCAACTAAGCATAACATAAGCTGAAAAATTGAGTTTCAGATAGTTGTGGCCTTTATTTCTATTTTGTTTCTGCAATTTTGAAGCATAACATTAATTGAATAATGTATAGAACTATAGATACCATAGTCTACATAAATAAAAGTGCCTTCCTCTAAAAATATGTATGTTAGAGTACGTATTGATACATCTCCTCCccttatatagagaggtttacttgactccccagcaaggcttacttgacccctaagcaagcgacccttatctctaattaaccctaagactaacgggctataccgccagcccaggcccattaggcccattacgtactctaacaCTACACCCCACCTGGACATGCAGTTTGTCCTCGAGCTGCAACCTAACCAACTTATAACCATGACTCGACGCAACACAAACCTAACACCTAAAAACAAGCTTTTTACATCTCGGCTTGTTTTATTACTCTCAACCTGAAATGGACTGGGACGCTTTATTTTGGACCCTTGAACATAAAGTGGACACCATCTGCACGTCAGACGTGCACGTGTACAGCTACCTGGATCCCATGGACACCATCTGGACAAAAGGAGTGCATGTGTATGGCCACCTGGAAGTGGTCGCAAGAGCGACCAACAGAGGCGCCctcgcggcggccggcggcggaaTGCAGTGGTGCTACACGGTGCGCTCCTGTCGGTGACACCATGCCTTCTTCCCGCCAGACGGCTGTTGGTCGGGGCCGCACAGAGAAGAGTGGACGGCTGGATGGGGACGCCCTGGGACGGCGGCGGCGCTAATGGGAACGAGGTCGTCGCAGTCCCGTCGTAGGGCATCCCATACTAGTACGAGATGACCGGCGCCGTGGTCGCGtccgagggcggcggcggcgggggtaGCTGCTGTTGGTGTGGCGGCGGAGGAGGTGGCTGCTGGGGATGCGGCTGGGGCGCATAGGGCCCGACGAGGAAGGCCCTGATGCCCGCCACGGCCTGCCGTAATTCCAGGATTGTGGCTGTCATCTGCTCCGGGGTGAGGACGAGGGCGGACGGTGCCGGGGTAGATGGCGCAATCGCCCCTGAGGACGCCAGCACGCCCAATGCCGGCGCGCCTGCTGTATGGGGCAGCAGCGCCGATGAAGACGCTGGTGGCGGCGGGTAggtgtgcggcggcggcgggtgggaagaactcggtggagggctggacATGATCGAATCCGGGAAAGCTGATACCAGATTGTTATGTGgctgctagaaggagggcgcAAGAGGGCCGGCCGGGGGCCCTTTTGCCCACGACCGGGCAAGAGGGAAGGGGtttccttcttaattcttgcttgattagattgatacatctcctccccttatatagagaggtttacttgactccccAGCAAGGCTTACTTGACCCCTAAGCAAGCGATCCTTATCTGtaattaaccctaagactaacGGGCTATACCGCCAGCCCAGGCCCATCAGGCCTATTACGTACTCTAAAAATGTACATACACTCTGATTATGTAATTTCATCTGCGCTATGATTTTCATGTGCTTGTTAGTCACGACATCACTTGTCTTAATTTGGATCCATCTTCCTATTATTGTTCTTGGTAGTAAAAGGTCATGGTTTCATGAATTTTTTTCTCCATGTCTGAACTTTGCATACACCTAACCCTTCACTTGTTGCATTGATGCAGGCATTACCTATGCTCACTGATCGAGAAAAGGTTGTGCAGATCCTGGATCCATCACTGGAAGGTCAATATTCATTGAAAGATGCTGTTCAAGTGGCTGCTATCGCTGCCATGTGCGTTCAACCGGAGGCTGACTATAGGCCACTGATGGCCGATGTCGTCCAATCGTTGGTTCCACTTGTCAAGAATCGTTCGAGTTCCAAACCGTGCAACTCAAATGCCCAAGCATCAAGGCCACTCGACTAGGAAACCGAGTGTGACGGCTATTTTTCTGGGATTTCTATCCAGAAACTAACAGTGGGCAGTGGTTGCTGAGATGATGCGATGTGTATGCTTCTTTATTACTGTACATGATATCTTCCACTTCTGGTGGCGTTCTCGTTCTGGAAGGTGCCTGGTAAGCAGGTAGGTTTATAATTTAAGCATGGATTCAGTCTGATGGTCCCGAAAACTAGTTTTGAGTTTGAAGGGAGGTTCTAAGTCATGTGCCGGTAATGATGATGTTAGGTGGTGAGAAGTTCATCATTACGTTGCAGTGTTGTTATGGGCTGGcgaaatttccatgtgatgcttatttttattttattttggctTGACTTGTGTGTTAGGTGTCTCGGAAGCATGTTACTCAATGTCTAATATCCTAGGCTAAGAACACTGATCTCGGCGATGACGCGTAGCAGTGCTTCCGCTGTGTTCTGTATGTGTAATGTATAGTACTAGTTTCTGGAACTCATACCGTTGAGCTGTTATATACTCTGGGGCATCCCTCTGCGCCGGTCAAGTGCAGATCGGTGGGCGAGCTGTCAGATCAAAAGCACATCAACGCCTAGGATCGCTCGTTCCTCCTCATCCACCTCTCTACAACACATGGCCCACGAGCGAGGACAAGCCTCCTGCCGTGTAGTAGATGCTTGTTGACGGTGCTGCTCGCCCCTCTCTGAAGCACTATGGTCGTGGCCTTGTGTGGCTCGTCCTTGGAGGTGAGCCCATGGGACTCCAGCATCGCTTTGTGGCGGCTGGTTTGCAGCATCATGGTGGCCGGTTTGCAGCACCGGCGTCGAGTTTGCACCATCGTCGGCTTGTGTGTTTTAGATTCGTTGATATGGCTTCCAACATCAGTGGCCCGGATTTCCAGCTTCCCTGGCCTATGTTCCAACATTGATGACCCAGGGTTCCAGCATTGCTGACCTAGGGTTCCAGCTTCCAGCACGCGGTATAGTCTGCCGATTCCAGCACATGTTTGTTCCGGTTGCAACACGCCCCGCTGCTGGTTCCAACATCCCGTGCTGCCGGTCGCAGTACTCCCTGTTGCAAGTTCCAGCATCGCAGAGACACGGTCCTAGCATCCACATCTACCGGTCGTAACATGTTTATCACGGTGGCAACACGCCCGCTGATGATTCCAACATCCCGTGTTGCTGGTCGCAGTACTCCCTGTTGCAAGTTCCATCATCGCAGAGACACGGTCCTAGCATCCACATCTGCCAGTGGTAACGTTGTTGGGTGCCGGTCCCAGCTTCGCCGTCAGCTAGTCACAACGGTGGTgaggagagggaggggctgcggCGTGGTCGTGAGGTCGACAGCAATTAGGAGCACGTGTAGCATCGTCGGGGCGAGCTAGTAGCCATGGCCGGGGAAGATTGCGGCAACGCAACTGCTCGCAACCCTGTGGCGCACACAAAAACCTTGCTGCGCTACTCAAACGAGCGGAACGGAGGGGAAGTGAGCTTTGTCGCCAGAGAAAGATGGAGAAGGGGGAGAGGCACTGGAGAGAAACTTGTGAAGAAGGTCACTTCGCAGTTGGATAAGGTTGGAACGCTACCGCTTCAACAACGGGGCCAACGTGGGACGCATGTTGCCAGCGTGTGCGACGGGCGCATGGCCTGAGGCCGGTTGGCTGATTTCAGTTGTTTCCCTATATACTGGAATATTTCTCCGTTCTACTCTCTCTGATCCAAAATTCTTGttttagatttgtctaaatacggatatATCAAGTCACGTTTCagtattagatacatccatatTCAGACAAATCTAAGGCacgaattttgggacggagggagtataatgtAGTGCGTATTGTGTTTTTTTTTGACAAATCAAACTCTAATCAAGTTTATAGAAAATACCAAATACATAAAAAATATATGAAATTACATCTTataatgaatctaatgatatatgtttggcattctagatgtaaatgtttttcttcACAACGGTTTGACTCTTCAAAAATCTATATGCACTATATTATGGAACAAAGAGAGTAGTTATCATTATCATGTCTGACTGACTACTCATAgagagtaacatacactagtaacatacacatattcCTAGACTATGTTTTTTCTGAAAAGAAACATAAAAACTTTATTCATTTGCGATAACAAGTACatccctagactatgttactaccttcatagtgggtagtaacacaAGCGTGGTGTCATGCAaagcttcatttattaggttatagactcatattgcattgggacatgtgatgttacagtaataCTAGTCATAATGAGTAGTAACTTAAACTaataacatgcatatgttactactAGTCTaatgttactactccctccggtcctttttattctgcatataagaattgtctgaagtcaaaatctacaaagtttgaccatatttatatgaaaaaaatatcaacatctaccaTGATAAAGTTATACAACATGAAACTTTAAATCATGATGCATTTACTAGTATTGATTTCACATTGTGAATGTTAGTGTTTTTTATATAAaattggtcaaactttacgaggcttgacttcAGATAAATCTAATATGCAAACTAAAAAAGACCGGAGGGAGTACCTCTATAGTGAAGAGTAACATATGtgtcatgcaacacttcatttattaggtcaTAGACTAATCTTGTCTTGGTATGTGTGATATTACAGTAACTAGCTATATTACCACATGCCTCTTTTTCCTCATTAATTACTCGTCACATCATCTGTTTTGTCTAGAGATGTGTGATGTTATCACCTATGTTACTTTCACTGTGGGTAGtctaactagctaagttactcaaaCTACCTCTCTTCTCATTAACTTACTGCCACATAAAcaaatttgctgagttggactcGATATTACTACTGAAGTTATTCTCATTGTGGCTAGTCGGCTAGTCTCAGT
Coding sequences within it:
- the LOC125552549 gene encoding probable serine/threonine-protein kinase PBL7, with the protein product MSSGGDDYKREESVALIVIVSLAALSLLSLIAAFAYYCYITRKVSRRLNSHPLPKRSSSPPPLPLPAPVIPTQGKESPSSNSASDGAAAGALVVGAERGVQVFGYRQLHAATGGFGRAHMVGQGSFGAVYRGLLPDGRKVAVKLMDRPGKQGEEEFEMEVELLSRLRSSYLLGLIGHCSEGGHRLLVYEFMANGCLQEHLYPNGGSCGGISKLDWPTRMRIALEAAKGLEYLHERVTPPVIHRDFKSSNILLDKDFHARVSDFGLAKLGSDRAGGHVSTRVLGTQGYVAPEYALTGHLTTKSDVYSYGVVLLELLTGRVPVDMKRPPGEGVLVNWALPMLTDREKVVQILDPSLEGQYSLKDAVQVAAIAAMCVQPEADYRPLMADVVQSLVPLVKNRSSSKPCNSNAQASRPLD